In the genome of Leguminivora glycinivorella isolate SPB_JAAS2020 chromosome 21, LegGlyc_1.1, whole genome shotgun sequence, one region contains:
- the LOC125237472 gene encoding glycine receptor subunit alpha-4-like isoform X2 produces the protein MEHVFNMNFRVAWCGILFSFALEGNADAGRVQAAVSFLTNASYQEIELKSESSLSLRDILPVKAKYYDKNRAPKLLGQPTIVYFHVTVLSLDSINEESMTYVADIFLAQSWRDPRLRLPENMHEEYRILDVDWLNKIWRPDCFFKNAKKVTFHEMSIPNHYLWLYHDKTLLYMSKLTLVLSCAMKFETYPHDTQICSMMIESLSHTVHDLVFIWNLTDPLVVVNPDIELPQLDISNNYTSDCTIEYSTGNFTCLAVVFNLRRRLGYHLFHTYIPSALIVVMSWISFWIKPEAIPARVTLGVTSLLTLATQNTQSQQSLPPVSYVKAIDVWMSSCSVFVFLSLFEFAVVNNYMGPVATKAMKGYSDEDLSRDLDAFKHIFPNSVDPRASTSASLPQYETFCNGRETAVYIDRFSRFFFPFSFFILNVVYWSTFL, from the exons ATGGAACACGTATTCAATATGAACTTTAGAGTGGCGTGGTGTGGTATTCTCTTCTCTTTCGCGCTAGAAGGAAACGCGGACGCGGGAAGAGTGCAGGCTGCTGTCAGTTTCCT AACCAACGCCTCTTACCAAGAGATAGAACTGAAGTCAGAATCCAGCCTGTCTCTGCGCGACATCCTGCCAGTCAAGGCGAAGTATTACGATAAGAATCGCGCCCCCAAACTGCTGGGGCAGCCTACTATAGTCTACTTCCATGTCACTGTACTGTCCTTGGATTCTATTAACGAGGAGAGCATG ACGTACGTAGCAGACATCTTCCTAGCCCAATCCTGGCGAGACCCTCGCCTCCGTCTCCCAGAGAACATGCACGAAGAATACCGGATCCTGGATGTTGACTGGCTAAACAAGATCTGGAGGCCGGACTGCTTCTTCAAGAATGCGAAGAAAGTCACGTTTCATGAGATGAGCATACCGAACCATTATCTGTGGCTGTATCATGATAAGACGCTGCTTTATATGTCTAA ATTGACGCTGGTGTTATCCTGCGCGATGAAGTTCGAGACCTACCCTCACGACACGCAAATCTGTTCCATGATGATTGAAAGCT TGTCGCACACCGTCCACGACCTGGTCTTCATTTGGAACCTGACGGATCCTCTGGTGGTGGTCAACCCGGACATTGAGTTGCCGCAGCTCGACATATCCAACAACTATACTAGTGACTGCACTATCGAGTATTCTACTG GAAACTTCACTTGTCTAGCCGTGGTGTTTAACCTCAGGAGGCGGCTGGGCTATCACCTGTTCCACACATACATACCTTCAGCCCTCATTGTCGTCATGTCCTGGATCTCCTTCTGGATCAAGCCTGAAGCCATTCCAGCCAGGGTCACGCTTGGAGTCACTAGTCTCCTTACTTTGG CAACGCAAAACACCCAATCGCAGCAAAGCCTACCCCCAGTCTCCTACGTGAAAGCTATCGACGTGTGGATGTCGTCCTGCTCTGTCTTTGTTTTCCTCTCGCTCTTCGAGTTTGCAGTTGTGAATAATTACATGGGACCAGTGGCCACGAAGGCCATGAAGGGGTACTCTGATGAAGATCTGTCCAGGGATTTAGATGCTTTCAAG CACATATTCCCAAACTCCGTGGATCCTCGAGCTAGCACCTCCGCCTCTCTCCCCCAATACGAGACCTTCTGCAACGGGAGAGAGACAGCTGTATACATCGATCGCTTCTCTCGCTTCTTCTTTCCCTTCTCCTTCTTTATTCTCAACGTCGTCTATTGGTCTACTTTCTTGTAA
- the LOC125237472 gene encoding glycine receptor subunit alpha-4-like isoform X1, with protein MEHVFNMNFRVAWCGILFSFALEGNADAGRVQAAVSFLVDCISRTNASYQEIELKSESSLSLRDILPVKAKYYDKNRAPKLLGQPTIVYFHVTVLSLDSINEESMTYVADIFLAQSWRDPRLRLPENMHEEYRILDVDWLNKIWRPDCFFKNAKKVTFHEMSIPNHYLWLYHDKTLLYMSKLTLVLSCAMKFETYPHDTQICSMMIESLSHTVHDLVFIWNLTDPLVVVNPDIELPQLDISNNYTSDCTIEYSTGNFTCLAVVFNLRRRLGYHLFHTYIPSALIVVMSWISFWIKPEAIPARVTLGVTSLLTLATQNTQSQQSLPPVSYVKAIDVWMSSCSVFVFLSLFEFAVVNNYMGPVATKAMKGYSDEDLSRDLDAFKHIFPNSVDPRASTSASLPQYETFCNGRETAVYIDRFSRFFFPFSFFILNVVYWSTFL; from the exons ATGGAACACGTATTCAATATGAACTTTAGAGTGGCGTGGTGTGGTATTCTCTTCTCTTTCGCGCTAGAAGGAAACGCGGACGCGGGAAGAGTGCAGGCTGCTGTCAGTTTCCT GGTTGACTGCATTTCCAGAACCAACGCCTCTTACCAAGAGATAGAACTGAAGTCAGAATCCAGCCTGTCTCTGCGCGACATCCTGCCAGTCAAGGCGAAGTATTACGATAAGAATCGCGCCCCCAAACTGCTGGGGCAGCCTACTATAGTCTACTTCCATGTCACTGTACTGTCCTTGGATTCTATTAACGAGGAGAGCATG ACGTACGTAGCAGACATCTTCCTAGCCCAATCCTGGCGAGACCCTCGCCTCCGTCTCCCAGAGAACATGCACGAAGAATACCGGATCCTGGATGTTGACTGGCTAAACAAGATCTGGAGGCCGGACTGCTTCTTCAAGAATGCGAAGAAAGTCACGTTTCATGAGATGAGCATACCGAACCATTATCTGTGGCTGTATCATGATAAGACGCTGCTTTATATGTCTAA ATTGACGCTGGTGTTATCCTGCGCGATGAAGTTCGAGACCTACCCTCACGACACGCAAATCTGTTCCATGATGATTGAAAGCT TGTCGCACACCGTCCACGACCTGGTCTTCATTTGGAACCTGACGGATCCTCTGGTGGTGGTCAACCCGGACATTGAGTTGCCGCAGCTCGACATATCCAACAACTATACTAGTGACTGCACTATCGAGTATTCTACTG GAAACTTCACTTGTCTAGCCGTGGTGTTTAACCTCAGGAGGCGGCTGGGCTATCACCTGTTCCACACATACATACCTTCAGCCCTCATTGTCGTCATGTCCTGGATCTCCTTCTGGATCAAGCCTGAAGCCATTCCAGCCAGGGTCACGCTTGGAGTCACTAGTCTCCTTACTTTGG CAACGCAAAACACCCAATCGCAGCAAAGCCTACCCCCAGTCTCCTACGTGAAAGCTATCGACGTGTGGATGTCGTCCTGCTCTGTCTTTGTTTTCCTCTCGCTCTTCGAGTTTGCAGTTGTGAATAATTACATGGGACCAGTGGCCACGAAGGCCATGAAGGGGTACTCTGATGAAGATCTGTCCAGGGATTTAGATGCTTTCAAG CACATATTCCCAAACTCCGTGGATCCTCGAGCTAGCACCTCCGCCTCTCTCCCCCAATACGAGACCTTCTGCAACGGGAGAGAGACAGCTGTATACATCGATCGCTTCTCTCGCTTCTTCTTTCCCTTCTCCTTCTTTATTCTCAACGTCGTCTATTGGTCTACTTTCTTGTAA